A genomic region of Melanotaenia boesemani isolate fMelBoe1 chromosome 21, fMelBoe1.pri, whole genome shotgun sequence contains the following coding sequences:
- the LOC121632928 gene encoding feeding circuit activating peptides-like has translation MLILTSTHTPTAGGVPANSFGRSGAAGGGVFSSWRRRHQLEAVSSTAGGGVFNSWRRRLQQLEAVSTAGGGANSWRRRLQQLEALEAVPSAGGGVFNSWRRCHQLEEASSTAGGGVFISWRRRLQQLGAAPSAGGGVFNSWRRCLQQLEEASSTAGGGVFISWRRRLQQLEAASSSAGGGVFISWRRRLQQLEAASSSAGGGIFNSWRRHLQQLEAASSTAGGGIFISWRRRLQQLEEASSTAGGGVFNSWRRHLQQLEAAPSAGGGIFNSWRRRHQLEEASSSAGGGVFNSWRRHLQQLEEASSTAGGGIFNSWRRRLQQLEAASSTAGGGAISWRRHLQQLEEAPSAGGGVFNSWRRHLQQLEAASSTAGGGVFNSWRRRLHQLEAASSSAGGGVFISWRRRHQQLEAAPSTAGGGVFISWRRRLHQLEAASSSAGGGAISWRRRLQQLEAASSTAGGGVFNSWRRHLHQLEAASSSAGGGVFISWRRRLQQLEAVSSSAGGIFNSWRRCLHQLEAASSSAGGGVFNSWRRHLHQLEEASSTAGGGVFNSWRRHLHQLEAASSSAGGGAISWRRRLQQLEAASSTAGGGAISWRRRLQQLEAVSSSAGGGVFISWRRRHQLEEASSTAGGGIFISWRRRLHQLEADNLNVRWAVTRRRLRGSSFHLFYFGATFKDTAV, from the exons ATGCTCATCCTGACGTCCACACACACTCCGACAGCTGGTGGTGTTCCTGCCAACAGCTTTG GACGGAGCGGTGCAGCTGGAGGCGGTGTCTTCAGCAGCTGGAGGCGGCGCCATCAGCTGGAGGCGGTGTCTTCAACAGCTGGAGGCGGTGTCTTCAACAGCTGGAGGCGGCGTCTTCAACAGCTGGAGGCGGTTTCAACAGCTGGAGGCGGTGCCAACAGCTGGAGGCGGCGTCTTCAACAGCTGGAGGCG CTGGAGGCGGTGCCATCAGCTGGAGGCGGCGTCTTTAACAGCTGGAGGCGGTGCCATCAGCTGGAGGAGGCGTCTTCAACAGCTGGAGGCggcgtcttcatcagctggaggcGGCGTCTTCAACAGCTGGGGGCGGCGCCATCAGCTGGAGGTGGCGTCTTCAACAGCTGGAGGCGGTGTCTTCAACAGCTGGAGGAGGCGTCTTCAACAGCTGGAGGCggcgtcttcatcagctggaggcGGCGTCTTCAACAGCTGGAGGCggcgtcttcatcagctggaggcggcgtcttcatcagctggaggcGGCGTCTTCAACAGCTGGAGGCGgcatcttcatcagctggaggaGGCATCTTCAACAGCTGGAGGAGGCATCTTCAACAGCTGGAGGCGGCGTCTTCAACAGCTGGAGGCGgcatcttcatcagctggaggcGGCGTCTTCAACAGCTGGAGGAGGCATCTTCAACAGCTGGAGGAGGCGTCTTCAACAGCTGGAGGCGGCATCTTCAACAGCTGGAGGCGGCGCCATCAGCTGGAGGAGGCATCTTCAACAGCTGGAGGAGGCGCCATCAGCTGGAGGAggcgtcttcatcagctggaggcGGCGTCTTCAACAGCTGGAGGAGGCATCTTCAACAGCTGGAGGAGGCATCTTCAACAGCTGGAGGAGGCATCTTCAACAGCTGGAGGAGGCGTCTTCAACAGCTGGAGGCGGCATCTTCAACAGCTGGAGGCGGCGCCATCAGCTGGAGGAGGCATCTTCAACAGCTGGAGGAGGCGCCATCAGCTGGAGGAGGCGTCTTCAACAGCTGGAGGCGGCATCTTCAACAGCTGGAGGCG GCGTCTTCAACAGCTGGAGGCGGCGTCTTCAACAGCTGGAG gcggcgtcttcatcagctggaggcggcgtcttcatcagctggaggcggcgtcttcatcagctggaggcGGCGCCATCAACAGCTGGAGGCGGCGCCATCAACAGCTGGAGGCggcgtcttcatcagctggaggcggcgtcttcatcagctggaggcggcgtcttcatcagctggaggcGGCGCCATCAGCTGGAGGAGGCGTCTTCAACAGCTGGAGGCG GCATCTTCAACAGCTGGAGGCGGCGTCTTCAACAGCTGGAGGCGGCATCTTCATCAGTTGGAGGCggcgtcttcatcagctggaggaggcgtcttcatcagctggaggaGGCGTCTTCAACAGCTGGAGGCGgtgtcttcatcagctggaggcATCTTCAACAGCTGGAGGCGgtgtcttcatcagctggaggcggcgtcttcatcagctggaggcGGCGTCTTCAACAGCTGGAGGCGgcatcttcatcagctggaggaGGCATCTTCAACAGCTGGAGGCGGCGTCTTCAACAGCTGGAGGCGgcatcttcatcagctggaggcggcgtcttcatcagctggaggcGGCGCCATCAGCTGGAGGAGGCGTCTTCAACAGCTGGAGGCGGCATCTTCAACAGCTGGAGGCGGCGCCATCAGCTGGAGGAGGCGTCTTCAACAGCTGGAGGCGgtgtcttcatcagctggaggcggtgtcttcatcagctggaggcGGCGCCATCAGCTGGAGGAGGCATCTTCAACAGCTGGAGGCGgcatcttcatcagctggaggcggcgtcttcatcagctggaggcTGATAATCTGAATGTACGTTGGGCCGTAACCCGGCGACGGCTCCGAGGGTCGTCCTTTCATCTCTTTTACTTTGGTGCcacttttaaagacacagctgtttag